The proteins below come from a single Demetria terragena DSM 11295 genomic window:
- a CDS encoding DNA-directed RNA polymerase subunit beta' — protein MLDVNFFDELRIGLATAEDIREWSHGEVKKPETINYRTLKPEKDGLFCEKIFGPTRDWECNCGKYKRVRFKGIICERCGVEVTRSNVRRERMGHIELAAPVTHIWYFKGVPSRLGYLLDLAPKDLEKVIYFAAYMITSVDEDQRHADLPSLEAQIEVEKKEIENRRDNDVNTRAAKLEADLAELEKEGAKGDARRKVRESAEREMNQIRKRADIQVERLEQVWDRFKNLKVQDLEGDEVLYREMRERFGLYFEGGMGAAALQKRLETFDLDAEGESLREIIATGKGQKKTRALKRLRVVTAFQTTKNNPTGMVLDCVPVIPPDLRPMVQLDGGRFATSDLNDLYRRVINRNNRLKRLLDLGAPEIIVNNEKRMLQESVDALFDNGRRGRPVTGPGNRALKSLSDMLKGKQGRFRQNLLGKRVDYSGRSVIVVGPQLKLHQCGLPKQMALELFKPFVMKRLVDLDHAQNIKSAKRMVERANPVVWDVLEEVITEHPVLLNRAPTLHRLGIQAFEPQLVEGKAIQIHPLVCSAFNADFDGDQMAVHVPLSTEAQAEARILMLSSNNILKPSDGRPVTMPTQDMIMGLYHLTSELSASEEIRSFSTVAEARMAFDAHQIGLGTPIRVRLVDFVPSAGTPLAEGVVADAEGMVASAVVETTLGRAIFNETLPEDYPFVNSVVDKGLLSSIINDLAERYSKGQVAASLDELKSAGFHWATRSGTTVSIADVAMPDKAEILAGYETKAEKVQQQYDRGLITEDERRQELIEIWTQAANDVSTAMQENFPKDNPIYRMVASGARGNWFQLRQLAGMRGLMANPKGEIIPRPIKANFREGLSVLEFFISTHGTRKGLADTALRTADSGYLTRRLVDVSQDVIIREDDCGTERGLLLPIAQKNSDGKMVEHDDAETSVYGRASAVDIEVGGEVLVQASHDIGDVAIGKLVAAGVEEVKVRSVLTCESRVGTCAKCYGRSLATGKLVDIGEAVGIIAAQSIGEPGTQLTMRTFHTGGAAGDDITQGLPRVVELFEARTPKGVAPIAEATGRVVIEETDKARKLVLTPDDGSEEHAYPVSKRARLLIEDGQHVEVGTLLVQGAIDPKQVLRILGPRAVQKHLVDEVQAVYRQQGVSIHDKHIEVIVRQMLRRVTIIEAGDTELLPGELAERGRFEDESRKSVAEGGRPASGRPDLLGITKASLATDSWLSAASFQETTRVLTEAAMHAKSDPLLGLKENVILGKLIPAGTGLARYRNVTVEPTEEAKAALYALPDYQAYDYPVFGPGSGEAVRLDDASLGFSDR, from the coding sequence GTGCTAGACGTCAACTTCTTCGACGAGCTGCGCATTGGCCTGGCAACCGCGGAGGACATTCGCGAGTGGAGCCACGGCGAAGTCAAGAAGCCCGAGACGATTAACTACCGAACCCTTAAGCCGGAGAAGGACGGACTCTTCTGCGAGAAGATCTTCGGTCCGACTCGGGACTGGGAGTGCAACTGCGGTAAGTACAAGCGGGTTCGCTTCAAGGGCATCATCTGCGAGCGCTGTGGCGTTGAGGTCACTCGCTCCAACGTGCGCCGTGAGCGGATGGGCCACATTGAGCTAGCCGCCCCCGTCACGCACATCTGGTACTTCAAGGGCGTGCCGAGCCGGTTGGGCTACTTGCTCGACCTGGCACCCAAGGACCTCGAGAAGGTCATCTACTTCGCGGCCTACATGATCACCTCTGTGGACGAGGACCAGCGTCACGCTGACCTGCCCTCGTTGGAGGCGCAGATCGAGGTCGAGAAGAAGGAGATCGAGAACCGTCGCGACAACGACGTCAACACCCGCGCCGCCAAGCTCGAGGCCGATCTGGCCGAGTTGGAGAAGGAAGGCGCAAAGGGTGACGCGCGCCGCAAGGTGCGCGAGTCGGCCGAGCGCGAGATGAACCAGATCCGCAAGCGCGCTGACATTCAGGTCGAGCGCCTCGAGCAGGTCTGGGACCGCTTCAAGAACCTCAAGGTGCAGGACCTCGAAGGCGATGAGGTGCTCTACCGCGAGATGCGTGAGCGTTTTGGTCTCTACTTCGAGGGCGGGATGGGTGCCGCGGCACTGCAGAAGCGTCTCGAGACCTTTGATCTTGACGCTGAAGGCGAGTCCTTGCGCGAGATCATCGCGACGGGCAAGGGTCAGAAGAAGACTCGGGCGCTGAAGCGCCTGCGCGTGGTCACCGCGTTCCAGACGACGAAGAACAACCCGACCGGAATGGTGCTGGACTGCGTCCCGGTCATCCCGCCGGACCTGCGTCCGATGGTGCAGTTGGACGGTGGCCGCTTCGCGACCTCCGACCTCAACGACCTGTACCGCCGCGTCATCAACCGCAACAACCGGTTGAAGCGTCTGCTTGACCTCGGTGCTCCCGAGATCATCGTGAACAACGAGAAGCGGATGCTGCAGGAGTCTGTTGACGCTCTGTTCGACAACGGTCGTCGCGGTCGTCCAGTCACTGGGCCGGGCAACCGTGCGTTGAAGTCGCTGTCCGACATGCTCAAGGGCAAGCAGGGCCGCTTCCGTCAGAACCTGCTCGGTAAGCGCGTCGACTACTCCGGCCGTTCGGTCATCGTTGTCGGTCCGCAGTTGAAGCTGCACCAGTGTGGTCTGCCTAAGCAGATGGCGTTGGAACTCTTCAAGCCGTTCGTGATGAAGCGCTTGGTCGATCTCGACCACGCACAGAACATCAAGTCGGCCAAGCGCATGGTCGAGCGCGCCAACCCGGTGGTGTGGGATGTCCTCGAAGAGGTCATCACCGAGCACCCGGTGCTGCTCAACCGCGCACCGACGCTGCACCGCCTCGGCATTCAGGCCTTCGAGCCGCAGTTGGTCGAGGGCAAGGCCATTCAGATTCACCCGTTGGTCTGCTCGGCGTTCAACGCTGACTTCGACGGTGACCAGATGGCTGTCCACGTGCCGCTGTCCACCGAAGCGCAGGCCGAGGCGCGCATCCTGATGCTGTCGTCGAACAACATCCTGAAGCCGTCGGACGGTCGTCCGGTCACCATGCCGACGCAGGACATGATCATGGGTCTGTACCACCTGACCTCTGAGCTGAGCGCCTCGGAGGAGATCCGTTCGTTCTCCACCGTCGCGGAAGCACGGATGGCGTTCGACGCCCACCAGATTGGCCTCGGTACGCCCATCCGGGTGCGCTTGGTCGACTTCGTACCGTCAGCTGGCACGCCGCTGGCCGAGGGTGTCGTGGCGGACGCCGAAGGCATGGTCGCGAGTGCAGTGGTCGAGACCACGCTGGGTCGAGCGATCTTCAACGAGACGCTCCCGGAGGACTACCCCTTCGTGAACTCGGTGGTGGACAAGGGTCTGCTGTCCTCGATCATTAACGACCTTGCCGAGCGCTACTCCAAGGGTCAGGTTGCGGCCTCCCTGGATGAGCTCAAGTCGGCGGGTTTCCACTGGGCAACCCGCTCGGGTACGACGGTGTCGATTGCCGACGTCGCCATGCCCGACAAGGCTGAGATCCTGGCCGGTTACGAGACCAAGGCTGAGAAGGTTCAGCAGCAGTACGACCGCGGTCTGATCACCGAGGACGAGCGCCGTCAGGAGCTCATCGAGATCTGGACCCAGGCGGCCAACGATGTGTCGACCGCTATGCAGGAGAACTTCCCGAAGGACAACCCGATCTACCGCATGGTGGCCTCGGGTGCGCGTGGTAACTGGTTCCAGCTTCGCCAGCTGGCCGGCATGCGTGGCCTGATGGCCAACCCCAAGGGTGAGATCATCCCGCGCCCGATTAAGGCCAACTTCCGTGAAGGCCTGTCGGTGCTGGAGTTCTTCATCTCCACGCACGGAACGCGTAAGGGTCTCGCGGACACCGCGTTGCGTACGGCCGACTCGGGTTACCTGACTCGTCGTCTGGTCGACGTCAGCCAGGACGTCATCATTCGTGAAGACGACTGTGGCACCGAGCGTGGCCTGCTGTTGCCGATCGCGCAGAAGAACTCTGACGGCAAGATGGTCGAGCACGACGACGCCGAGACTTCGGTCTACGGTCGCGCGTCGGCGGTCGACATCGAGGTGGGTGGCGAGGTTCTCGTCCAGGCCAGCCACGACATCGGTGACGTCGCCATTGGCAAGTTGGTTGCGGCAGGGGTCGAGGAGGTCAAGGTCCGTTCGGTCCTGACTTGTGAGTCCCGCGTCGGCACCTGTGCCAAGTGCTATGGCCGTTCGTTGGCGACCGGAAAGCTCGTGGACATCGGTGAGGCAGTCGGCATCATTGCCGCGCAGTCCATTGGTGAGCCGGGCACCCAGCTGACGATGCGTACCTTCCACACCGGTGGTGCCGCGGGTGATGACATCACCCAGGGTCTGCCGCGTGTTGTCGAGCTGTTCGAGGCGCGTACCCCCAAGGGTGTCGCCCCGATCGCGGAGGCGACAGGTCGCGTGGTCATCGAGGAGACCGACAAGGCACGCAAGCTGGTGCTGACGCCGGACGATGGCTCTGAGGAGCACGCCTACCCGGTCAGCAAGCGTGCGCGTCTGCTGATCGAGGACGGCCAGCACGTTGAGGTCGGCACGCTGCTGGTGCAGGGTGCGATCGACCCCAAGCAGGTGCTGCGCATCCTCGGCCCGCGTGCCGTGCAGAAGCACCTGGTCGACGAAGTACAGGCGGTCTACCGCCAGCAGGGTGTGTCGATCCACGACAAGCACATCGAGGTCATCGTGCGCCAGATGCTGCGTCGCGTGACGATCATCGAAGCGGGTGACACCGAGTTGCTGCCTGGTGAGCTGGCCGAGCGTGGTCGGTTCGAAGACGAATCGCGCAAGTCGGTCGCCGAAGGTGGCCGTCCGGCATCGGGTCGTCCCGACCTGCTGGGTATCACCAAGGCGTCGTTGGCCACGGACTCGTGGTTGTCGGCGGCGAGCTTCCAGGAGACGACTCGCGTCCTCACCGAGGCCGCGATGCACGCCAAGAGTGACCCGCTGTTGGGCCTCAAGGAGAACGTCATCCTCGGTAAGCTCATCCCGGCTGGTACGGGTCTGGCCCGCTACCGCAATGTGACGGTCGAGCCGACTGAAGAGGCCAAGGCTGCGCTCTACGCGCTGCCGGACTACCAGGCCTACGACTACCCGGTCTTCGGCCCGGGCAGTGGCGAAGCCGTCCGGTTGGACGACGCGTCGTTGGGCTTCAGCGACCGCTGA
- the rpsL gene encoding 30S ribosomal protein S12, producing MPTINQLVRKGRQDKAVKATTPALKGSPQRRGVCTRVYTTTPKKPNSALRKVARVKLTSGIEVTAYIPGVGHNLQEHSIVLVRGGRVKDLPGVRYKIVRGSLDTQGVKGRQQSRSRYGAKREKK from the coding sequence TTGCCTACAATCAACCAGCTCGTCCGCAAGGGTCGCCAGGACAAGGCCGTCAAGGCCACAACCCCGGCACTCAAGGGCAGCCCCCAGCGGCGTGGCGTGTGCACGCGTGTGTACACCACCACCCCCAAGAAGCCGAACTCCGCGCTGCGCAAGGTTGCGCGCGTCAAGTTGACCTCGGGTATCGAGGTCACCGCATACATCCCGGGCGTCGGCCACAACCTGCAGGAGCACTCCATCGTGCTCGTGCGTGGCGGTCGTGTGAAGGACCTGCCGGGTGTCCGCTACAAGATCGTTCGCGGCTCGCTCGACACCCAGGGTGTCAAGGGTCGCCAGCAGTCCCGTAGTCGTTACGGTGCGAAGAGGGAGAAGAAGTAA
- a CDS encoding S1 family peptidase — protein sequence MKVHAIGAIAAALALTATTASSSSAVDDPRRIVNGSVATDNPGAVSLFVTDQFGLYGNPNRSLAWCTATLLDADSVLTARSCVDDSGLPLNYLRIGSMRLGGGTTHGASDVVSHGSADLAVITLKKPVSNPNTATLADSAPAVGDTTTVYGWGRTESPAEGMPSKLKKSSSPVTSLSGQDRYGGTAIVTDGGDGSAWMGDEGAPQVNDAGEQVGVYSQGGYDSPQNFASVSDHLDWIKDEAGL from the coding sequence ATGAAGGTCCACGCTATCGGCGCCATCGCCGCGGCTCTCGCGCTCACCGCCACCACGGCATCTTCGTCGTCAGCCGTTGATGACCCGAGGCGCATCGTCAACGGCTCTGTCGCCACCGACAACCCGGGTGCGGTGTCCCTGTTCGTGACGGACCAGTTCGGTCTGTATGGCAATCCGAACCGGTCCCTCGCCTGGTGCACAGCGACGCTGCTGGACGCTGACTCGGTCCTTACGGCTCGTAGTTGCGTCGACGACTCCGGCCTGCCCCTCAACTATCTGCGCATCGGGTCGATGCGGCTCGGTGGGGGCACGACCCACGGAGCATCAGATGTTGTCTCGCACGGCAGCGCCGACCTCGCGGTCATCACGTTGAAGAAACCGGTGTCCAACCCGAACACCGCCACCTTGGCCGACAGCGCACCTGCAGTGGGCGACACGACGACCGTCTACGGCTGGGGACGCACCGAGTCGCCAGCCGAAGGAATGCCCTCCAAGTTGAAGAAGTCCAGCTCACCGGTCACGAGTTTGAGCGGCCAGGACCGATACGGCGGCACCGCCATCGTGACCGACGGCGGTGACGGTTCCGCGTGGATGGGCGACGAGGGCGCGCCGCAGGTCAACGATGCGGGCGAACAGGTCGGTGTCTACTCACAAGGCGGCTACGACAGCCCGCAGAACTTCGCATCGGTTTCGGACCACCTGGACTGGATCAAAGACGAGGCTGGCCTCTAA
- the rpsG gene encoding 30S ribosomal protein S7 translates to MPRKGPAPKRPLVVDPVYGSPLVTQLVNKILLDGKKSTAERIVYGALEGCRDKTGTDPVVTLKRALDNVKPALEVKSRRVGGATYQVPIEVKPNRATTLSLRWLVGYARQRREKTMTERLMNEILDASNGLGAAVKRREDTHKMAESNRAFAHYRW, encoded by the coding sequence ATGCCGCGTAAGGGCCCCGCGCCGAAGCGCCCCCTCGTCGTCGACCCGGTCTACGGTTCGCCGCTGGTCACCCAGTTGGTCAACAAGATCCTGCTGGATGGCAAGAAGTCCACCGCCGAGCGCATCGTGTACGGCGCGCTCGAAGGTTGCCGCGACAAGACCGGCACCGACCCGGTCGTGACCCTCAAGCGCGCGCTCGACAACGTCAAGCCCGCCCTTGAAGTCAAGTCCCGCCGCGTCGGCGGCGCGACCTACCAGGTGCCAATCGAAGTCAAGCCCAACCGTGCGACCACGCTGTCGCTCCGCTGGTTGGTTGGCTACGCCCGCCAGCGCCGCGAAAAGACGATGACCGAGCGCCTCATGAACGAGATCCTCGACGCGAGCAACGGCCTCGGCGCCGCAGTGAAGCGTCGCGAGGACACGCACAAGATGGCCGAGTCGAACCGGGCCTTCGCCCACTACCGCTGGTAG
- the fusA gene encoding elongation factor G codes for MAQDVLTDLNQVRNIGIMAHIDAGKTTTTERILFYTGVKHKMGETHDGASTTDWMEQEKERGITITSAAVTSFWKGYQINLIDTPGHVDFTVEVERNLRVLDGAVAVFDGKEGVEPQSETVWRQADKYGVPRMCFINKMDKMGADFYFSVQTMVDRLGAVPLVMQLPIGAEADFEGVIDLVTMKAFTWRGETKLGEEYATEEIPADLKDKADEYRSLLIEKVAEADEELLEKYLGGEDLTEDEIRKGVRTLTLANEVNPVFCGTAFKNKGVQPLLDAVLDYLPSPIDVDGADGHKPGDEEAIVHRGPDSTQPFAALAFKIAAHPFYGTLTYIRVYSGEVTAGAQLINATKGKKERLGKLFQMHANKENPVEKASAGHIYAVIGLKDTTTGDTLSDLNDQVVLESMTFPEPVIHVAIEPKSKADQEKLGTAIQRLAQEDPTFTVRLDEETGQTVIGGMGELHLDILVDRMKREFKVEANVGAPQVAYRETIRRAVEKFDYTHKKQTGGSGQFAKVQITFAPLDTSEGEFYEFENKVTGGRIPREYIPSVDHGIQDALQLGVLAGYPLVGVKATLLDGAYHDVDSSEMAFKIAGSMALKEAVRKADPALLEPMMAVEVRTPEDYMGDVIGDINSRRGQIQSMEDISGAKVVKGLVPLSEMFGYVGDLRSKTQGRANYTMQFDSYAEVPKSVAEEIIKKIRGE; via the coding sequence GTGGCACAGGACGTGCTAACTGACCTCAACCAGGTCCGCAACATCGGCATCATGGCGCACATCGACGCCGGCAAGACCACCACGACCGAGCGGATCCTGTTCTACACCGGCGTGAAGCACAAGATGGGCGAGACCCACGATGGTGCTTCCACGACCGACTGGATGGAGCAGGAGAAGGAGCGGGGTATCACCATTACCTCCGCTGCTGTCACCTCGTTCTGGAAGGGCTACCAGATCAACCTGATCGACACCCCCGGTCACGTCGACTTCACCGTCGAGGTTGAGCGCAACCTGCGTGTCCTTGACGGCGCGGTTGCCGTGTTCGACGGCAAGGAGGGTGTCGAGCCCCAGTCTGAGACCGTGTGGCGTCAGGCTGACAAGTACGGCGTCCCGCGCATGTGCTTCATCAACAAGATGGACAAGATGGGCGCGGACTTCTACTTCTCCGTGCAGACCATGGTCGACCGCCTCGGCGCCGTTCCGCTGGTCATGCAGTTGCCCATTGGCGCAGAGGCTGACTTCGAGGGTGTCATCGACCTGGTGACCATGAAGGCCTTCACCTGGCGCGGTGAAACCAAGCTCGGTGAGGAGTACGCGACCGAGGAGATCCCGGCCGACCTCAAGGACAAGGCTGACGAGTACCGCAGCCTGCTCATCGAGAAGGTCGCCGAAGCCGACGAGGAGCTCCTGGAGAAGTACCTCGGTGGCGAAGACTTGACCGAGGACGAGATCCGCAAGGGTGTGCGTACGCTCACCCTCGCCAACGAGGTCAACCCCGTCTTCTGTGGCACGGCGTTCAAGAACAAGGGCGTTCAGCCGCTGCTGGACGCGGTCCTGGACTACCTCCCCAGCCCGATCGACGTCGACGGCGCCGATGGCCACAAGCCGGGCGACGAAGAGGCCATCGTGCACCGCGGACCGGACTCCACGCAGCCGTTCGCCGCACTGGCCTTCAAGATCGCCGCACACCCGTTCTACGGGACGCTGACCTACATCCGGGTCTACTCCGGTGAGGTGACCGCGGGCGCGCAGTTGATCAACGCGACCAAGGGCAAGAAGGAGCGTCTGGGCAAGCTCTTCCAGATGCACGCCAACAAGGAGAACCCGGTCGAGAAGGCGTCTGCAGGTCACATCTACGCGGTGATCGGCCTCAAGGACACCACCACCGGCGACACGCTGTCGGACCTGAACGACCAGGTCGTTCTGGAGTCGATGACGTTCCCGGAGCCGGTCATCCACGTGGCGATCGAGCCGAAGTCGAAGGCCGACCAGGAAAAGCTCGGTACGGCCATCCAGCGCCTTGCGCAGGAAGACCCGACCTTCACCGTGCGCCTCGACGAGGAGACCGGCCAGACCGTGATCGGCGGTATGGGCGAACTCCACCTCGACATCTTGGTCGACCGCATGAAGCGGGAGTTCAAGGTTGAGGCCAACGTGGGCGCGCCTCAGGTCGCCTACCGCGAGACGATTCGTCGCGCGGTCGAGAAGTTCGACTACACCCACAAGAAGCAGACCGGTGGTTCTGGTCAGTTCGCAAAGGTTCAGATCACCTTCGCGCCGCTAGACACCTCCGAGGGCGAGTTCTACGAGTTCGAGAACAAGGTCACGGGTGGTCGCATCCCGCGGGAGTACATCCCCTCGGTCGACCACGGTATCCAGGACGCCTTGCAGCTCGGTGTGCTCGCGGGCTACCCGCTGGTGGGTGTCAAGGCGACGCTGCTCGATGGCGCGTACCACGACGTCGACTCGTCGGAAATGGCATTCAAGATCGCCGGTTCTATGGCGCTCAAGGAGGCCGTCCGTAAGGCCGACCCCGCGCTGCTTGAGCCGATGATGGCTGTTGAGGTGCGTACGCCCGAGGACTACATGGGCGACGTCATCGGTGACATTAACTCTCGCCGTGGACAGATTCAGTCCATGGAAGACATCAGTGGTGCCAAGGTCGTCAAGGGCCTGGTTCCGCTGTCCGAGATGTTCGGGTATGTCGGCGACCTGAGGTCCAAGACCCAGGGTCGTGCGAACTACACGATGCAGTTCGACTCCTATGCTGAGGTTCCCAAGAGCGTCGCTGAGGAGATCATCAAGAAGATCCGGGGCGAGTGA
- the rpoB gene encoding DNA-directed RNA polymerase subunit beta: MAASRTATQTLSSAKMPSGRLTFAKIREPLEIPDLLALQTESFDWLLGHERWQQRVAETKKAGRADVPDRSGLEEIFEEISPIEDFSGSMSLSFRDHRFEEIKYSIEECKERDMTYAAPLFVTAEFMNNNTGEIKSQTVFMGDFPLMTDRGTFVINGTERVVVSQLVRSPGVYFERSADKTTDKDIYTAKVIPSRGAWLEFEIDKRDMVGVRIDRKRKQSVTVLLKALGWTEAQILEQFGQYESIRQTLEKDHTADQDEALLDIYRKLRPGEPPTKEAAQTLLDNLYFNTKRYDLAKVGRYKINKKLGLQAPLNESVLGVDDIVATIHYIVALHAGDTTISGVRDAKPADIPVEVDDIDHFGNRRLRNVGELIQNQVRTGLSRMERVVRERMTTQDVEAITPQTLINIRPVVASIKEFFGTSQLSQFMDQNNPLAGLTHKRRLNALGPGGLSRDRAGMEVRDVHPSHYGRMCPIETPEGPNIGLIGSLASYGRINPFGFVETPYRKVDGRHVTDEIVYLSADEEDQYVIAQANAQLTDDNHFAEERVLARTKGGESDDVPVDEIDYMDVSARQMVSAATALIPFLEHDDASRALMGANMQRQAVPLVKSVSPLVGTGIEYRTALDSGDVVRAEKAGVVQEVSADLVTVANDDGTYQTYRIAKFSRSNQGTCYNQRVIVDAGDRLEVGGVIADAPATENGEMALGQNLLVAFMPWEGHNYEDAIILSQRLVQDDVLSSIHIEEHEIDARDTKLGPEEITRDIPNVSEDVLADLDERGIIRIGAEVRDGDLLVGKVTPKGETELTPEERLLRAIFGEKAREVRDTSMKVPHGETGTVIGVKVFDRDEDDELPPGVNQLVRVYVANKRKITDGDKLAGRHGNKGVIAKILPIEDMPFLEDGTAVDIVLNPLGVPSRMNPGQVLELHMGWAASRGWKIDGNPDWASMIPEDAREAGPMTKIASPVFDGAREDEVRGLLESTTPTRDGDRLVDDTGKARLFDGRSGEPFPDPVAVGYMYILKLHHLVDDKIHARSTGPYSMITQQPLGGKAQFGGQRFGEMEVWALEAYGAAYALQELLTIKSDDITGRVKVYEAIVKGENVPDPGIPESFKVLIKEMQSLCLNVEVLSSDGQTIDLRDSEQEVFRAAEELGIDLSRREPSSVEEV, translated from the coding sequence TTGGCTGCCTCGCGCACTGCGACTCAGACTCTGTCCTCGGCAAAGATGCCCTCTGGCCGACTAACCTTCGCGAAAATTCGCGAACCCCTTGAGATTCCCGATCTGCTGGCTCTTCAGACTGAGAGTTTTGACTGGCTTCTGGGCCACGAGCGCTGGCAACAGCGTGTCGCGGAGACCAAGAAGGCCGGCCGCGCTGACGTACCCGACCGTTCCGGGTTGGAGGAGATCTTCGAGGAGATCTCCCCGATCGAGGACTTCTCGGGTTCGATGTCGCTCTCGTTCCGGGACCACCGGTTCGAGGAGATCAAGTACTCCATCGAGGAGTGCAAAGAACGCGACATGACCTACGCGGCGCCGCTCTTCGTCACGGCTGAGTTCATGAACAACAACACTGGTGAGATCAAGAGCCAGACGGTGTTCATGGGCGACTTCCCGTTGATGACCGACCGCGGCACCTTCGTGATCAACGGCACCGAGCGTGTCGTGGTCTCCCAGCTGGTCCGTAGCCCCGGCGTCTACTTCGAGCGTTCCGCCGACAAGACGACCGACAAGGACATCTACACCGCCAAGGTGATCCCCAGCCGCGGCGCGTGGTTGGAGTTCGAGATCGACAAGCGCGACATGGTCGGTGTGCGCATCGACCGTAAGCGCAAGCAGTCCGTCACGGTGCTGCTGAAGGCGTTGGGGTGGACCGAGGCGCAGATCCTCGAGCAGTTCGGTCAGTACGAGTCGATCCGCCAGACCCTGGAAAAGGACCACACGGCCGACCAGGACGAGGCGCTGCTGGACATCTACCGCAAGTTGCGTCCGGGCGAACCGCCGACCAAGGAGGCTGCCCAGACTCTGCTGGACAACCTCTACTTCAACACCAAGCGCTACGACCTGGCGAAGGTTGGTCGCTACAAGATCAACAAGAAGCTGGGCCTGCAGGCACCGCTCAACGAGTCGGTACTCGGTGTTGACGACATCGTCGCGACGATCCACTACATCGTGGCTCTGCACGCTGGCGACACGACGATCTCCGGTGTCCGTGACGCCAAGCCGGCTGACATCCCGGTCGAGGTCGACGACATCGACCACTTCGGCAACCGCCGCCTGCGCAATGTGGGCGAGCTCATCCAGAACCAGGTCCGTACGGGTCTGTCCCGGATGGAGCGTGTGGTGCGCGAGCGGATGACGACCCAGGACGTCGAGGCCATCACGCCGCAGACGCTGATCAACATCCGGCCGGTCGTTGCCTCCATCAAGGAGTTCTTCGGAACCAGCCAGTTGTCGCAGTTCATGGACCAGAACAACCCGCTTGCGGGTCTGACCCACAAGCGCCGGCTCAACGCGCTCGGCCCAGGTGGTCTTTCGCGTGACCGCGCTGGCATGGAGGTCCGTGACGTTCACCCCAGCCACTACGGCCGGATGTGTCCGATTGAGACGCCAGAAGGTCCCAACATCGGTCTGATCGGTTCGCTTGCGTCCTATGGCCGCATCAACCCGTTCGGTTTCGTGGAGACCCCCTACCGCAAGGTCGATGGGCGCCACGTCACGGATGAGATCGTCTACCTCTCCGCCGATGAAGAGGACCAGTACGTCATCGCGCAGGCCAACGCGCAGCTCACCGATGACAACCACTTCGCTGAAGAGCGCGTTCTCGCGCGGACCAAGGGCGGCGAGTCCGATGACGTGCCAGTCGATGAGATCGACTACATGGACGTCTCGGCGCGCCAGATGGTCTCCGCGGCAACCGCGCTGATTCCGTTCCTGGAGCACGACGACGCCAGCCGTGCGCTGATGGGCGCCAACATGCAGCGTCAGGCTGTGCCGTTGGTCAAGTCGGTGTCCCCGCTGGTCGGTACCGGTATCGAATACCGCACGGCGCTGGACTCCGGTGACGTCGTCCGCGCCGAAAAGGCAGGCGTCGTCCAGGAAGTTTCGGCTGACCTGGTCACCGTCGCCAATGATGACGGCACGTACCAGACCTACCGGATCGCGAAGTTCTCCCGGTCCAACCAGGGCACCTGCTACAACCAGCGGGTCATCGTCGACGCGGGTGACCGCCTCGAGGTGGGCGGCGTGATCGCTGACGCTCCGGCAACGGAGAACGGCGAGATGGCGCTGGGCCAGAACCTGCTCGTGGCATTTATGCCGTGGGAAGGCCACAACTACGAAGACGCGATCATCCTGTCGCAGCGTCTGGTGCAGGACGACGTTCTCTCCTCGATTCACATCGAAGAGCACGAGATCGACGCCCGCGACACCAAGCTCGGACCTGAGGAGATTACGCGGGACATCCCCAACGTCTCCGAGGATGTCCTGGCTGACCTCGACGAGCGCGGCATCATCCGCATCGGCGCCGAGGTTCGTGACGGCGACCTCCTCGTCGGCAAGGTCACGCCCAAGGGTGAGACCGAGCTGACGCCGGAAGAGCGCTTGTTGCGTGCGATCTTTGGCGAGAAGGCGCGCGAGGTGCGCGACACCTCAATGAAGGTGCCGCACGGCGAGACCGGAACGGTCATCGGCGTCAAGGTCTTTGACCGCGATGAAGATGACGAACTGCCTCCGGGCGTCAACCAGTTGGTCCGCGTCTACGTTGCCAACAAGCGCAAGATCACCGATGGTGACAAGCTCGCTGGCCGCCACGGCAACAAGGGCGTCATCGCCAAGATCCTCCCGATCGAGGACATGCCGTTCCTTGAGGACGGCACCGCGGTCGACATCGTGCTCAACCCGCTGGGTGTTCCGTCCCGAATGAACCCGGGCCAGGTGCTCGAGTTGCACATGGGATGGGCTGCCTCGCGCGGTTGGAAGATCGATGGCAACCCGGACTGGGCCTCGATGATCCCGGAGGACGCGCGGGAAGCGGGTCCGATGACCAAGATCGCCAGCCCCGTCTTCGATGGTGCTCGTGAGGACGAGGTCCGCGGACTGTTGGAGTCCACGACCCCGACCCGTGACGGCGACCGCTTGGTCGACGACACCGGCAAGGCGCGGTTGTTCGATGGCCGTTCCGGTGAGCCGTTCCCGGACCCGGTGGCAGTGGGATACATGTACATCCTGAAGCTGCACCACCTGGTCGACGACAAGATTCACGCCCGCTCGACGGGTCCGTACTCGATGATCACGCAGCAGCCGCTGGGTGGTAAGGCGCAGTTCGGTGGTCAGCGCTTTGGTGAGATGGAGGTGTGGGCCCTCGAGGCCTACGGAGCGGCGTACGCCCTCCAGGAACTCCTGACCATCAAGTCGGATGACATCACCGGCCGCGTCAAGGTGTACGAGGCCATCGTCAAGGGCGAGAACGTTCCGGACCCGGGTATCCCGGAGTCCTTCAAGGTGCTCATCAAGGAGATGCAGTCGCTCTGCCTGAACGTTGAGGTGTTGTCCTCTGACGGTCAGACGATCGATCTGCGCGACTCCGAGCAGGAGGTCTTCCGCGCTGCGGAAGAACTCGGAATCGACCTGTCCCGGCGCGAGCCGAGCAGCGTCGAAGAAGTCTGA